Proteins found in one uncultured Desulfuromonas sp. genomic segment:
- a CDS encoding TetR/AcrR family transcriptional regulator: MKKIEQNKIQKRDRILKAAQETFQASGFIGASMDRIAEKAGVTKQTVYRYFTTKEELFKATLEAQRRLAKESFLDALQLSDTRQALTTFAAGFIKRHLSREHLANVRLLVAEGPSVPEMTRAFYAFGSEKTQDSLVRFIEDRFDRKDAVDEIQAFVSMLISLRMPVLTGLREPLSEEEITRHADKTVRMFLKLLDATI; this comes from the coding sequence ATGAAGAAAATCGAACAGAACAAAATACAAAAGCGGGACAGGATTTTAAAGGCCGCTCAGGAGACGTTTCAGGCCAGTGGTTTTATTGGTGCCAGCATGGATCGCATTGCAGAAAAAGCCGGTGTGACCAAGCAGACGGTCTACCGCTATTTCACCACCAAAGAGGAATTATTTAAAGCGACTCTGGAGGCCCAGCGTCGGCTCGCCAAAGAAAGCTTTCTCGATGCGTTGCAGTTGTCTGACACCCGTCAGGCTTTAACCACCTTTGCCGCCGGGTTTATCAAACGGCATCTGTCCAGAGAACACCTGGCCAATGTTCGTCTGCTGGTGGCGGAAGGGCCGAGTGTGCCGGAGATGACCCGGGCGTTTTACGCCTTCGGTTCAGAGAAGACCCAGGACAGCCTTGTCCGGTTTATCGAGGATCGTTTTGACCGCAAAGATGCCGTCGATGAAATTCAGGCGTTTGTCAGTATGTTGATTTCTCTGCGTATGCCGGTGCTCACCGGGCTGCGTGAACCACTCAGCGAGGAAGAGATCACCAGGCACGCGGATAAGACCGTGCGGATGTTTTTGAAGTTGCTGGATGCCACGATTTAA